Genomic DNA from Paucilactobacillus hokkaidonensis JCM 18461:
ATCCTCTCGACCACCCTTATCAAACTCAGCCATTGAATCCTTACGTTGCTTTAATTCACGTGATAATACACTAAGTTCATCTTCAGGTGTTAGATCGTGGCCTAAATTAATTTGTTCATTCATAACGGCCGATTTAAGCATCCGAACCACGCTTAAAGTTGGCTTATCCTTGGCTTTCATAGCTGTTTTCATATCTGCATTTAATGTCTCTAATAAACTCATTTGAATACCTCCTAAAATTCATTATAACAAAATAAATGCCCCTGCCCGAATGAAAAATCATTCGATTCAGGAGCATTAACGACTAGAAGCGTTTCTTTGTCTTACGTTTCCGAGCCGCTTCTGATTTCAACTTACGTTTAACACTAGGCTTTTCGTAATATTCACGTTTACGGTATTCTTGTAAAGTACCGTTTTTTGAAACTGTACGTTTAAAGCGTCGAAGTGCGTCATCAAGAGATTCATTCTTACGAACGACTGTTTTTGCCATATGAATTCCCTCCCTCCGAGCTTAAAGTTTCACGGCAAACCGCCAAAATATCGCAGCTATACTGCTGTTAATATTATACATAAATTGATTTAACTCGTCAACAATACTTCGTAACTTAATGCATATTTTTTTCAATGCATGAATAACCTAATCAAATTGAGATTAAACCCCTATTTATTTGCAATCAATTTATCAACAAACTCAGGATCAAATTGTTGCTTCTTTAACATCGCAATCTCTGCACCATATGGCGCAACTTTATGTTTATCGTCTATCTTAACGTAAGGACTTTCTAAAATCTTCGGCACCTCAGTCAGTTGTGGGTGATGCGCAATATAACTTAGCGTATCAAATCCAATTGTTCCCATTCCAGTGTTTGCATGCCGATCTTTATGACTACCTTGTTCATTTTTAGAGTCGTTTAAATGCAACACCTTTAAACGATCAATTCCAATTACATGATCAAATTCATTTAAGACACCATCAAAGTCATCTTTAATGGCATAACCGGCATCACTCGTATGGCAAGTATCAAATGTTACGGATAATTTATCATTATTTGTCACACCAGCAATAATTGTTGCCAACTGTTCAAATGTACGACCCACCTCTGTACCCTTGCCAGCCATTGTTTCAATCGCAATTTGTGGTTTTTGATCAGTTGTAATGACTTCATTCAAGCCCTTGATAATCTGTTTTAAGGCTGCATCATCACCCGCACCAACATGCGCGCCCGGATGTAACGTAATTTGATCGGCTCCGACCGCGGTTGCACGCATTACCTCACCACGTAAAAATTCAACACCAAATTTAAAATTTTCTGGTTTAATTGTATTACCCAAGTTGACGATATACGGCGCATGCACAACAATATGTGATAGCTTATGTTCTGCAATATATTGCTCACCTTCATCAATTTTCATCTCAGAAGTATCTTTGCGTCTTGTGTTCTGCGGAGCGCCCGTATAAATCATAAATGTATTGGCTTTATAGCTAACTGCCTCTTGAGCAGCACCTAATAACATTTTGGGGGCCTTCATTCCAACGTGTGATCCAATTAACATATTATTTACTCCTTTTTTAATTATTAAAGCTTAGGTTCATAAAAATGCCCCATAATTTGCATCGATTCAGTCATAGAAACAAATGCCCGTGGATCAGACTCTTCCATTGCTTCACGGAGTTCATACACTTCATAACGAGAAATCACAGTAAATAAAATCTCTTTTTCATCGTGATGATAAGCACCCTCAGCATCGTGAACAATTGTAATTCCGCGTCTAATGTGGTTTTGAACACTATCAATCACAGATTTAGGACGACCGGTTATAATCATCACCTGCAACAACTGTTGTCGCGTATAGACCATGTCCATAACTCGGGCGTTCACGACTAGCCCGATTGCTGAATACAATGCATATGGCCAGCCAAAGACGAATCCAGCAGCAATGACAATTAGTGAATTAAATAAAATGTTAATTGTTCCCATTTTGCTACCAGTTTTTTTACGTAATACCATTCCAACGATGTCTAACCCACCTGTTGAAATTCCATATCGTAGCGCTAATCCTGTTCCAAATCCATTAATTGCACCACCAAAAATAGCACAAATCAGCGGATCATGAGTTAAGGTAACCGGCTGAATGAGTCGCATCATAATACTGGCTAAAGCAACACATATCACTGTAAATAAAGTAAACTGTCTACCAATTTTAAGCCATGCAAGCACAAACAGTGGCACATTAATCACGAACAACATTAACGCCGTACTTAATTCTATCGGAGCATATCGTCCAGTCAAGGTTGTAATCAGTTGTGCTAACCCAGTCGCTCCAGATGAATAAATATGACCTGGTGTCCAGAAAAAATTAACTGCAATTGAAACTAAAATCGCATAAATAAATGCGGTTCCTGTTTTACCAATATATTGATGACGTTCAATTAAACGCTGTAAATCTTCCATTAGATTGATTAACCTCGCTACTTTAATATGTTAATTATAGCAAATATTAACATTACTTACTCTAATTCAGTTTATAAGTTTTTAAACTTTGATAATTCTCTCTCATTATAAATAAAAATAGATATTGAATAAACTAAATTCAACACCTATTTTATATCTTACTATTTATCTTCATCCATTTTGTTAACAAACAATCCCAACTCCATCAACTGCTTATCAGAAACAGCAGCAGGGGCGTTTGTTAGCGGCTCTGTGGCCTTTGAGTTCTTAGGGAAGGCAATGACATCACGAATGTTGTCACGTTTAGCTAACAACATTGCAAAGCGATCTAGCCCGATAGCTAAGCCACCATGTGGTGGAAAGCCCATGTCTAATGCATTCATTAAGAAACCAAAACTACTTTCGGCATGTTCCTTTGTAAATCCAAGTGCCTTAAGCATTTTTTCTTGAACTTCACGAGTATGAATCCGGATTGAACCACCACCTAATTCATAGCCGTTCAAAACAATATCATAACTTTGTGCATGGGCTGCATGTGGATCTTCACCGTCATTCAAATAATGCACATCTTCTTCATTTGGCATTGTAAATGGATGATGAGCTGCCGTCCAGCGCTTGATGCCTTCGTCATATTCAAACAATGGCCAGTTAACTACCCAGATGAACGCAAATTTGGATTCGTCGATCATTCCCATTTCTTTAGCAATTGAATTACGTAAATAACCCAACGTATCTGAAACAATTTTAAAGCTGTCAGCAGCAAATAGTATTAAGTCGCCTGGTTTAGCACCAACCGCAGCACTAATCTCATCTTGCTTAACCTTCAAGAATTTACCAACAGGGCCTGTAAACCCATCTTCAGTAACTTTGATCCAAGCCATTCCCTTAGCACCAAAACGTTCAATGTATTCTGTTTTAGCATCTAAGTCCTTACGAGAATACTTTTCAGCCCCACCAGGAACACAAATTGCTTTAACAAAGCCACCATTAGCGATTGCATTTTGGAACACTTTAAAGTCAATGTCTTTAACAACATCTGAAATATCCTGTAATTCCATTGCAAATCGGATATCTGGCTTATCAGTACCAAAACGGTCCATTGATTCTTGCCATTCAATATGTTTGATTGGTGTTTCAAGTTCAATTCCCATTGCATCATGCATGACTTGCTTCAATAAGCCTTCAGTTAATTCTTGAATTTCTTCAGCTGATAAAAAACTGGTTTCCATATCAATTTGAGTAAATTCAGGTTGACGATCCCCACGTAAATCCTCATCTCGGAAACAACGAGCGATTTGATAGTAACGATCAAACCCAGCACCCATTAACAATTGTTTGAAAATTTGTGGTGATTGTGGCAATGCATAAAAATGACCTGGATAAACCCGTGATGGTACCAAATAATCACGAGCACCTTCAGGAGTGGAAGCAGTCAAATCTGGCGTTTCAATGTCATAAAAGTCATGATTATCGAAATAATTATGTGCAGCTCGAGTAATTAAATTACGGATTTTTAGATTTTTTTGCATTTCTGGACGGCGCAAATCTAAGTAACGATACTTCAATCGTAATTCATCCGAAACATTAATATCATCTTCAATGTAAAATGGTGGATTCTTAGCAGCTGCTAGTAACTTAGCTTCGTGAATTTCGACTTCCACTTGGCCAGTCTTCATCTTGGGATTAATTTCTTTATCAGAACGATGTTTAACGGTTCCCTTAACTTCAATGACATATTCATTTCTTAATGTATCAGCAACTTGCCAAGCTGCTTGACTAAATTCTTGGCTAAAGACTAATTGTAAGATTCCTTCACGATCACGTAAATCAATAAAAATTAACCCACCTAAATCACGACGTTTTTGTACCCAACCTTCTAACACAACATCTTGATCAACTAACTTTTCATCAACCAACCCTGCATAGCTTGTTCGTTTCATATTCTCTATTCTCCTAAATATTTATCATAAATTTGTGGAAAATTGGCATAAAAATCATCCAATGAAATAGTAACTTCTTCACCACTACCCATTGCCTTAAAATGCACTGAATGGCTTTCTAACTCAGCTTCCCCAATCGTCACAACAAATGCTGCCTTTGATTTATTGGCTGTTTTAAATTGCGCTTTAGGTTTACGATCTTGATAATCTCGATCTGCAGAAAAGCCAAAGTCACGAATTGCTTGAACTAATTTCAAAGTTTCAGCATTAGTAGCCGCACCAATTCCTACTACGTATACGTCCAAGTGATTTTGCATGGGCACCTGAATTTCTTCAGCATCCAGTAGTAACAACAGACGTTCTAATCCCAATCCAAACCCAACACCAGGTTCATCAGGGCCACCAAGCTCTTTCACAAGGCCACTATAACGACCACCACCACAAATAGTGGTGTATCCATGTCCAAGGGCCTTCGAGTTAACCATTACTTCAAAAATCGTATGATTATAATAATCCAGGCCACGCACCATCGTTGGGTCGATAACATATTCAATCTCTAAAGCATCGAGCAATTCTTTGACTTGCTCAAAATGCTGTTGTGCTTCAGGTGTTAAATAATCCAAGATTGATGGAGCACCTTCGACAAACTGCTTATCTTCAGGCTCTTTACTATCTAAAACCCGCAACGGATTTTTTTCGAGCCGTTCTTGTGAGTCTGCACTTAACTCATCAAAGTGTGGTTGCAAGTAATCAATCAATGCTTGGCGATAATCACTACGGCTTTTTTCATCTCCAAGTGAATTAATAGCTACCCGCAAACCCGTAATCCCAAGCTGTTTGAAGTAAGCCATCGCCATTGCGATTACTTCAACGTCTAACGCTGGGCTCTTTGAACCAAACGCTTCGACACCTACTTGATGAAATTCTCGTTGGCGACCAGATTGTGGTCGTTCATAACGATACATTGGGCCCATGTAATAGACTTTATATGGTTTTGTGTTCTCCGGTCCGTACATTTTATTTTCAACATAAGCTCGCACAACCCCGGCAGTACCTTCCGGCCGTAATGCAATATGTCGATCACCTTTATCGTGAAAATCATACATTTCCTTTGTAACAACATCCGATGTATCTCCAGCCGAACGAGCAAAAATATCAAAATTTTCAAAAATCGGCGTACGAATTTCTTGATATTGATAATCCGCAAATAATAATCGTGCTGTTTCTTCAACATATTGCCATTTTTCTGATTGCCCAGGTAAAATGTCACTAGTCCCTTTAGGACGCTGGTAGCGCATAAAAATATCCTCCCTCAAAAAATAAAAAGCACCCCTGTAAAATATACAAGGGTGCAAAAATGCACGGTACCACCTTAGTGTTGCTCTTTGATAACGTCAATTGACGGGAAGTCACGACTTCCATCCTCCAAAGTGTCAACTAGGTACCAAGTTTGCAAAACTTACAGCTGTATTTTGCTCTCTGTTAAAACTATCGACCAAGCATTCTTTATCATCGGTTTATTTATTTAAATTACCCTTAAAGATTACTCGAATTTACTATCAAAGTAAAGGGCATTTCTTGAATTTACTTGCTTTTAGTGGTCAAAATTCTTAAACTAACTAGATAAGAAGAAAGAATATGAAGGAGCCACATAATGGCCAAATTTCGCCCAACGCGCTTACAAATAATTATAACTACTATTTTTATTGTTCTAACTTTAGGTTTAACCTTCGCATTAACTCGCCAAAAAACAGTGGTAGTCAGTGTTGAAAATGTAAATATTAGGCAAGGACCTGGCCTTAAATATAAGTCTGTAAAGACGGTCAACCACAAAACACGTTTAAATGTGCTGGCTGAAAAAAATGATTGGTACAAAGTCCGAATCAGTGACAATAAATTTGGTTGGATTGCCAGTTGGTTAGTCAATCGGCGAGATAACTTAAAGAAAGCTACGCGTTTATCAGAAGCCACCATTGTCATTGACCCCGGTCATGGCGGTTGGGATTCTGGCGCCGAATACAAGAATAGCAAAAAAGAAAAGTACATGGAAAAAACTTATACACTCAAAATGGCCCAAGCGGTTGCTACTCAGCTAAGAATGCAAGGAGCCCACGTAATCATGACACGAGATACCGATAAATATGTCGGATTAAAGCCTCGCCCAGCGTTAGCTGAAAAAGTGTCTGCCGATGCGTTTATTAGTTTTCACTTTGATTCATCACCAAAACGTAATGAAGCGACCGGCTTAACCACTTATTACTACCACTCTGGCGCTTCCAAAACGCTTGCCAAAACACTGAATTCTCATTTTGATAACTTACCAGTGACAAATCGAGGAACTGGTTTTGGCGATTTTCTCGTAATTCGAGATAATACTCGACCATCAGTCCTATGTGAAATGGGTTATATTAATGATAGTCACGACTTTCGTTCCATCAAGAAGCTCTCTTATCGTTTAAAAGTGGCTAATAATATCACAAGTGGACTAAAACAATACTTTAATAATTGAAAGAAGTAAAATTAATGACAGAACTAAATGAAAATTGGTTAAATCAGCTTCCCGTCAACAATATCAAACAAAGTCGTCCTGTAAGTGGCGGTGACATCAATGATGCCTATCAAATTATCACTGAAGATCAAACCAAATATTTCTTAAAAGTTCAACCGCAGCATTCCAAAAGCTACTTTGATCACGAAGCAGCCGGCTTAAAATTAATCGGTCAAGTTATCATGACCCCCAAACCAATAGCCCAAGGTGAAATCAATGGTGATGCCTATCTTTTGTTAAATTGGATTGATGACGGTTCCGGAAGCCAACATGATTTAGGCGTAGCCGTTGCGACCATGCATCAACAGCATCAAACAAAATTTGGTTTTGATCACAACCACCAATCTGGTAATATTTTAAAAAATAATCACTGGCAATCAAGTTGGTCCACCTTTTATACTGAACAACGCTTAGATGTTTTAGTTGAGGCCGCCAACCAAAATCATGTTTGGAATACTTGGCGACAAACTCATTTTGACCAAATGCGACTTACCTTTGTAA
This window encodes:
- a CDS encoding GatB/YqeY domain-containing protein produces the protein MSLLETLNADMKTAMKAKDKPTLSVVRMLKSAVMNEQINLGHDLTPEDELSVLSRELKQRKDSMAEFDKGGREDLVASTSAEIKVVEKYMPAQLSEEDVKKIVQETVTEVGAQSMADFGKVMGAVMPKLKGQADGKIVNQSVKQLLQ
- the rpsU gene encoding 30S ribosomal protein S21; this translates as MAKTVVRKNESLDDALRRFKRTVSKNGTLQEYRKREYYEKPSVKRKLKSEAARKRKTKKRF
- a CDS encoding deoxyribonuclease IV, giving the protein MLIGSHVGMKAPKMLLGAAQEAVSYKANTFMIYTGAPQNTRRKDTSEMKIDEGEQYIAEHKLSHIVVHAPYIVNLGNTIKPENFKFGVEFLRGEVMRATAVGADQITLHPGAHVGAGDDAALKQIIKGLNEVITTDQKPQIAIETMAGKGTEVGRTFEQLATIIAGVTNNDKLSVTFDTCHTSDAGYAIKDDFDGVLNEFDHVIGIDRLKVLHLNDSKNEQGSHKDRHANTGMGTIGFDTLSYIAHHPQLTEVPKILESPYVKIDDKHKVAPYGAEIAMLKKQQFDPEFVDKLIANK
- a CDS encoding YitT family protein, whose translation is MEDLQRLIERHQYIGKTGTAFIYAILVSIAVNFFWTPGHIYSSGATGLAQLITTLTGRYAPIELSTALMLFVINVPLFVLAWLKIGRQFTLFTVICVALASIMMRLIQPVTLTHDPLICAIFGGAINGFGTGLALRYGISTGGLDIVGMVLRKKTGSKMGTINILFNSLIVIAAGFVFGWPYALYSAIGLVVNARVMDMVYTRQQLLQVMIITGRPKSVIDSVQNHIRRGITIVHDAEGAYHHDEKEILFTVISRYEVYELREAMEESDPRAFVSMTESMQIMGHFYEPKL
- the aspS gene encoding aspartate--tRNA ligase, producing the protein MKRTSYAGLVDEKLVDQDVVLEGWVQKRRDLGGLIFIDLRDREGILQLVFSQEFSQAAWQVADTLRNEYVIEVKGTVKHRSDKEINPKMKTGQVEVEIHEAKLLAAAKNPPFYIEDDINVSDELRLKYRYLDLRRPEMQKNLKIRNLITRAAHNYFDNHDFYDIETPDLTASTPEGARDYLVPSRVYPGHFYALPQSPQIFKQLLMGAGFDRYYQIARCFRDEDLRGDRQPEFTQIDMETSFLSAEEIQELTEGLLKQVMHDAMGIELETPIKHIEWQESMDRFGTDKPDIRFAMELQDISDVVKDIDFKVFQNAIANGGFVKAICVPGGAEKYSRKDLDAKTEYIERFGAKGMAWIKVTEDGFTGPVGKFLKVKQDEISAAVGAKPGDLILFAADSFKIVSDTLGYLRNSIAKEMGMIDESKFAFIWVVNWPLFEYDEGIKRWTAAHHPFTMPNEEDVHYLNDGEDPHAAHAQSYDIVLNGYELGGGSIRIHTREVQEKMLKALGFTKEHAESSFGFLMNALDMGFPPHGGLAIGLDRFAMLLAKRDNIRDVIAFPKNSKATEPLTNAPAAVSDKQLMELGLFVNKMDEDK
- the hisS gene encoding histidine--tRNA ligase — its product is MRYQRPKGTSDILPGQSEKWQYVEETARLLFADYQYQEIRTPIFENFDIFARSAGDTSDVVTKEMYDFHDKGDRHIALRPEGTAGVVRAYVENKMYGPENTKPYKVYYMGPMYRYERPQSGRQREFHQVGVEAFGSKSPALDVEVIAMAMAYFKQLGITGLRVAINSLGDEKSRSDYRQALIDYLQPHFDELSADSQERLEKNPLRVLDSKEPEDKQFVEGAPSILDYLTPEAQQHFEQVKELLDALEIEYVIDPTMVRGLDYYNHTIFEVMVNSKALGHGYTTICGGGRYSGLVKELGGPDEPGVGFGLGLERLLLLLDAEEIQVPMQNHLDVYVVGIGAATNAETLKLVQAIRDFGFSADRDYQDRKPKAQFKTANKSKAAFVVTIGEAELESHSVHFKAMGSGEEVTISLDDFYANFPQIYDKYLGE
- a CDS encoding N-acetylmuramoyl-L-alanine amidase codes for the protein MAKFRPTRLQIIITTIFIVLTLGLTFALTRQKTVVVSVENVNIRQGPGLKYKSVKTVNHKTRLNVLAEKNDWYKVRISDNKFGWIASWLVNRRDNLKKATRLSEATIVIDPGHGGWDSGAEYKNSKKEKYMEKTYTLKMAQAVATQLRMQGAHVIMTRDTDKYVGLKPRPALAEKVSADAFISFHFDSSPKRNEATGLTTYYYHSGASKTLAKTLNSHFDNLPVTNRGTGFGDFLVIRDNTRPSVLCEMGYINDSHDFRSIKKLSYRLKVANNITSGLKQYFNN
- a CDS encoding fructosamine kinase family protein, with translation MTELNENWLNQLPVNNIKQSRPVSGGDINDAYQIITEDQTKYFLKVQPQHSKSYFDHEAAGLKLIGQVIMTPKPIAQGEINGDAYLLLNWIDDGSGSQHDLGVAVATMHQQHQTKFGFDHNHQSGNILKNNHWQSSWSTFYTEQRLDVLVEAANQNHVWNTWRQTHFDQMRLTFVNYYRNHEVIPSLLHGDLWSGNYMFSTDGTPILIDPDVFYGDRELDLAMTTIFGGFNDQFYQAYQDIYPLASGFEERLPWYQFYYLCMHLNLFGETYGGSVDRILGNY